Genomic DNA from Heteronotia binoei isolate CCM8104 ecotype False Entrance Well chromosome 8, APGP_CSIRO_Hbin_v1, whole genome shotgun sequence:
TGAAATATGAACACTGGTTCTGAAGATCTTGAAATGTTATTGATATGTGGAAACCCTATTGGCAGGAGTCCTAgaattgctccacccccaaagtgacaGGACACAGCTCTCATTGTTAGGTTCTGATAGCACCACTCTCCCTGTTTATGTGCATATATGTGAAAAACCACAATGGCAGATTAAGGCCCTTGCAGAATGCTCTTCTGCCTTCTTCGAGCCCAAGGGCAGGTTATGAAGCAGCGCCATTAAATGACACCATCTTTTTGTGTGAAAACCACAAAAGAAAATACTCAATCTGAAAACCTTCCAGCAGCAAGACAGCATTCTTGCTCTCAGTACCTAGCACCCTACCGCTGTCTGAAAGTATGAGGCTGGCACAGCAGAAAAAGAGTGAGAATGTAGGGAGGGGAAACTTTCTTCCATACCCCTGaatgaggaggagggaagagaagcaAAATTTCAGGTTCACTTCTCAGTCCCATGGAACTAAAATGCTAAATATATAGCTGCCACCTTTTCTTCAGGCACAAGTCCTGTACCTGACAGACAGAAATTCAACAGTTCAGCAGTTGAGACTTCAAGTGAAATACACAGGAGCACTGAAAGAAGAAAGGTGCCAGACTTTAGCAACTATAAATCAAATATTTGTAGCTGCATGTAGCTTAAGATATTTGTAGCTGCATGTTCCTTAAAATAATCcccagggccatcttaacagcattatgggccccgggcaaagcagtgtactgggcccctacaaCTACttacaggaataaaaatgtaaatggttgaTAAGtcctgcatcatacacagattagtatggggcctcTATGCTTgtggggcccacgggcaagtgcccatcaggcccatgcattAAGACAGCCCTGATACTCCCCCCCACTCCTTACCACCTGCCTTCATAAATAGATGGCTGGAGGAGAAAACTACTTTTCCAAAATAGAGCTTTGGAGTGAAAGATGAAAGGATTTTACCACTGTATGCAGAAGAATAATAAAGGCTGCTTACTATCACTCTGGCTTTTGCCTACATCTTCTGGCTTGTATTTCCTTTTCTAGGTCTAAAAGAAGGGATCCTGTGGAAAAGAGGCAGAGACAATGGGCAGTATTTTCCACGGAGGTTCCTCTTGTCTGAGAGAGAGGGGTGTCTCAAGTATTTCACCAAACAGGATGTAAGTAAACATCTGCTTTTGCGTGTATCCCACCTTTGAACATGTCTCCTTTCTTAGAGGTGGACAGACTAATTTTAGTTCCATAAGTGCTCTTGAGGTATTGTAAAATGTCAGTAAAATTAAGTAATTTTTCTCAGGTATACTAGAATTAATATATAATTAATATCCTGTGCAATAATGTCTTTTAAGCCTCATGGTCCAGAGAATAACTCCCTGAACTGTTCATTGTATCATTGATCACTGAATCAGGTGACTCACCTACTGCATTACTTCCTTTTGTAAAATGCTTTTGAAAGGGAGAAACAATCTTCCCCTTTCTAGAGACAAATGCCAGCATTTCTATTAATCACCTAGTTAAACTAAAATACTAGGATTTACCTCTACAAAAGTGAAGCAATCCTGATATGTTCCAGGACCCATCCCACAATGTCCTTCTACTTCTTGAGCCCCTCTCCTGGGCTCATGCCCTATATAGCACTTTCTTACATGAAGCAGACATTACTGAAAAACTTTCATCTCATCACTTCAGAAAAGTGCTTAGCTGATTTAACTGGAAGCTTGTGTTAGTCTGAACAGAAGTGTGGCAAGCTGCTTGCATCCTACAGATCTCAAACTTTCCTGCCCTACTGCGCAGGGGCTTGCCTGTTACTCTCTGTGGTCAAGGATAAAGGAGACCATGAATGCACAATCTTCAACTGCCATATGTTTAGAAGAAAGTAAATTATTGTTTTGAACCTCCATCATTTTGGAGTTAGGTCACTATTAGCAAGGCCTTCTCCAGCCTTGATCACTCCCTTCCATAGTTTCTACCCTCTGCAAACTATAGtgaaaaaaagtattttttttaaaaaaaatattttatttagctCATATAAACAGAGATACAAACAGGAAGGAACCATAAAACCATGAGATACAAACAGGAAGAAACCATGAGACCAAACCATAAAAAAATAATGAGCAACATTTAAAAATCTGCTACAAAGCCAAGATTCACAAAGACCAATCACCTAAACTTTGTTGCATTGAGGGAATTACATCCTTAGAACACAAGAAATCCAGAACTGTTTTCATCATATTCAAATAAAGGAACTATCATGCATGTACCAAAAAAATGGATAATGCATTATCCTACCCATCAAAAATTGTTCCCAATTTCTGGTACCATTTTTTGAGTAAAGATCCTGTGAGGGATTTCCAAATTCTGGCAATGGCCAAATGAGCAGAAGCAACTAATGTAGAAACAAGAGATCTGGTATTTTTATCAAGCAGAGAATCGGCCCAAAAATCCAATAACAAAAATTCTGGGGAATATGACAATGAAAGACCCACCATGTTGGATATCTCTTTATGAACCACCTTCCAAAAGTCCTAAACAAGATGGCATTTCCACCACATACATAAGGCAGTGCCTTCCTGCTTACAAGATCTCCACATAGTGGACTCAAAGACTTGTTCATCAGGTTCAGTTTGTGTGGTGTTAAATACCAATTAGATAACAACTTGTAAAATTGAAGTTTAATGTTCCAACAATGGGATTTGTTGGAGGGAGAATTCCATATCTGTTTCCAATcagatttggggagggcagggtttaaagAATCAGACCTTTATTTTTGTAGGGTTGCGGGTATTTATGTATTGGTGATAGTAATAATTTATAAAGGTCAGAAATCATGCCTTGTTTACCATCATTCCCATTCCAAATTAAGCCTTCTGTTTGAGTGGCCAAATCAAATCCTTGAACCTGATCAGATTAGTGATCAGATTTTTTAGTTTATTGATGATTCTCTTAATAGGATTAGCTAACAAAGGCGTACTGCACAACCCATGAAATCCTATTACTACTTTTTCTTTATCCTCTTCAAATAAACTATGACTATTAACAGCTAGGGCTCTATTTTTAGCATTCAGTCCACTCCTTGTGGATACCCCCTCCATATAAATTGTTCTAATTTGCTTTCTCTCTAACAAAATCCTGCTGTAAAATGGAATTTCTCTTAATCCTTAAAAATTGTCCATAAGATTATATCTGATGTGTGGTGGGTATGGAAGGACCTAAAACGGAGGGATGAATTTTTATGTGGGTTTTCTAAACAACCTCACTCCTAACCTAATATATGAATCCTTATACACTACAGTGTCCAAAAATGCAATGGACCTGTCATCCTGATGGAATTTAAACTTAATTGTGACGTGTATTACAtcatctaatttttaaaaatcaccaaacctttgcttatttcaataaaacatttatataGGACAATTTCATTATAAAAAAAGATTTTGTACTAAATGGCATATTAATGTATTCTCCAAAGTCATCATTAAGAGGTTGGCAACTCAtggggcacagagtggtaaagctgcagtcctgcagtcctaagctctgctcatgacctgagtttgattccagtggaagctgggttcaggtagccggctcaaggttgactcagccttccatccttccgaggccagtaaaatgagtacccagcttgctggggagggaaagtgtagatgactgggaaaggcaatggtaaaccaccctgtaaaaagtctgctgtgaaaaaattgtgaaagcaatgtcaccccagagtcggaaacgactggtgcttgcatagggaactacctttaccttttttatttttactcaTGGGGCAAACAGGCTGGCCATAGCCACTCCTTTGACTTGGTAATAGAAAGTGTCTCTGAATCTAAAGTAATTTTTGTCTAAAATGATATCAACTAGCTCCATTAGAAAATAAGTTGGAGGCTGTTGTACTGATAATTTAAGAAGTGTTTGTTCAACAGCGGGTATATCGGTATACAAGGACATAATTCCATTGTAACCATACCTGATTCCTCTGAGGCACTTGTAGATTTTCAACCATCTTAATAAAATTGTTAGTGTCATTACAAAGGAAAAAACCTCAGCCACAAAGGGTTGTAGGAAGCAGTCTACATATTGCGTGAGACATTCTGATAAGGAATTGGACCCCAATAGGATGATTCTATTTGGGCTGAACCTGTTTAAGTATCTTCAGTAAAATGTAGAACATGGGTATCATAAGAAAATTATTAATTAAAAACTTAGAAGTCAACTCATCCAATCAACCCATAATTACAGCCTCTTGCACTGTGATTTTAATAATACCGTGGATATGGGCTTTGGGATCTTCTCTGAGTTATACATAATTAGAAGCAGgacctttttttggtagaaaaagcccagcagggactcatttgcatattaggccacaccccctgatgtcaccattgtttcacacagggctcttttgtagaaaaagtccagcaggaacacatttgcatattaggccacacgcctgaTGCGAAGCCAgcaagaactgcattcctgtgcattcttgttcaaaaaaagccctgatcagaagTATTTCTTAATAAGCAAAGGATGTCTTGCCAATAATCTTCCACATTCTTTATCACGTAGCTCCACCTTTATCCACCTCTTTTATTATGATTGACCCATCCCGGGCCAATGTGATCAAAATTGATCCCAGGTTAATGTGATCAATAGTCTTCTCTGGTTAAATTATACTGCCTTGGAATGTTGAGAGACAGCACAAAAATGGACAGGTTTACAGACTTTATTAGCTGTATATTCCATATTGCCAAAAAAAGTTCTTAATTTAAATGGCTGAATTAACCTGAAAATGTCTACTTGAGTCTGAAACAGGTCATATCCAGGGAACAATGTATATCCAAGGCCCAAGTTTAATTCTTCCAATGCAGTTGATGTTAATGCCCTAGAAGATAGATTTACCACTAAAACTTCCTCTTCCCCCTTCAATACAGGTGATAGGAGAAAAAAGACTCACAGGCTCTTGTTTTAGTATGACGTTTCAAATTACTTCTCCCTGAACCATATGCTTCTCCTGAAGTAGTAGCTGACTCGTCAGCTTCAGACATCTCTATATCCAAAGTGATCACAATACGATCAGCCCAAGATACTCTTTTCTTATTAGGAGCTAGTCTATACCACCTATAGACTTTAGATAAATTATAATCTTTAGTATCTCTCtcaaatttatttaatttaaactcttttaatttaGATTCAAATGGACTTACACTCTTTTCAATTTTAGACATACAGGTATTGGACACTGAGGTGGTAGTGTTGCACTTTAAGAACTGCTCCACAGTAGAAATATCAGTAAAGGATTCAATGATCTTTCTGTTATTAGGAGCATAAGGTTGAAGGAACATTTATTTAATATAGAGATCCATTTGGACCTAAAGGTTTTGTCATCCAGGAACATTTCTGGTGGCTTGTGAATTCTAAGCCCTCTGAGGATTCAACTGACTTTGCTATAATCAGCTAATGAAACTGCATGTAGAAATAGTCtcactttcttcttttttaagtATATTGGAGTTGAGCCCACACATTACTGTCTGCACCTGCATGTTCTCCAAACATTCTTAGTGAATTAGACAAGATCCTTTCCTTATCTCTATCACTGAAGGCAATAACATGGCTCCTTTGAGCCATAATAGCCTCTAGACGTAATTACTGATTAACAAGGATACACAGCATGGTACATACAATTCAAACAAAACACTGTGAGAACAGGCTATTTAGAATCAATACATAAATAATATGTTTTATATGATGGACCCTTTCTGAAAAAAACAAAATGGTTTTAAAGACACCTTTTACAAGTTTCTGCAATTACCGTAAATATACAGTATTCATACATTCAGTCTTACAATAGCCAAACACATAAAGTCCACAATATTGTTAATGACAATTAGCCTTTAGATTGTGAATTTCAACTTTGATAGAATGCACCCTTCATTTTAAACTTGGGCTTTGGCTGACAGATAGTCCAAGGTTGCTCCTCGTTTCAGCTTAGCTTTTATCAAAATCACAATTTCTTCATAAGGCATAAGATAACTTATTCACAAGGCACAACAAtacctaaaaacaaaaaaatctccTTTACAAAACAGGAATTTCACACAGTGTCAGACATCATTAAAATTCCAGTGGCAAAAAATACTCACCAAATCTAATTCAATTATATTTCTAGAATGTGTTAGCCATTAAACTGTTACCTTCAGGCACAGAGTCCTCCAATACTCTCCTCTGGCAACAACACATTAATAATTCTAGCACCAGAGACCTTAATAAAACTCAAGCCCAAGAACTATCACAGCTGTGTGgagtttatttaacagttttcaCCAGGAACATTTAATGGAACAGTGGCGCAGACCTATCAAGTCAGGCCATTAACCTGTGACCTACTCAGGCTTGGAGCAGCTCTACAGTATCTTAGGCAGAAACACCACTTTCTGTTCAGAGTGGAAAGCTTGTGCTCTGTCACTGGGTCACAGCCCTTAACATAAAACTGGAAGTGTCACTTCTCTGAAGTCCTTCTACTCAGTGCATTCAAAACACTGGCTTTAGAAAACATTTCTTCTTCTGTGGGGCTCTTTTGCAGCAGTTTCCAAGCTTTTCATTATGGATTCCCTCTACCCTTATCTTGGTTGTCCCAATTTCTTAAACTAAGGTAAATCATAATTTTTGTGCAGCATTGTCCCTAATTTCACATCTGAGAATTTTATGGTCCAACCCAAAGGCTCTTGTAACTCAGTGATAAGTTCATGAAAGAATCAATATTTAACATATAGAAATTGTGGCTATGTTTTAAGTCcatttctgtttttcttcttttaaggAAGCCCTGGCATtactctttcctctctctctcttttttggcaagacttttttttaaaaaagtgatcttCTTGTTACAATAACTTTTTGCTTGTGAAATCCTATAAAGTCCTGTATGCATTGTTGGAATTATATAAATAAGAAAAAGTTTGCTCATTGGGATAGAAAGACAGCTTTGAAAACAGATATGTACACTGAATTCTCTTTTCCCCTTTAGGCCAAAGAACCAAAAGTAATGATTAAAGTTGACACTATCAATGCCACATTCCAGCCAGAGAAGATTGGGCACTCCAATGGCCTGCAGATCACCTATCTGAAAGATAACAAGACTCGCAACATCTTCCTCTACCATGAGGATGGAAAGGTACATGAGCCTGGCCTACCTGTATGCTGCAGCGTGTCCAGGAAATGAGGGAGAAAACCTGGAGTCACTATATTAAATGATCCTAGAGACCTAAGGCCATCACTGGTTCCAGTAAGGATTTTGCGGTCTCTCTTTGTCCGGGGATTAGGACCTTTCAGGTTCAGGCAGTTACAGGAACTCATTCTTTCTTCCCATCTTCTTCCCAAGGTGAACACACATAGAGAAATAAGCTTAAGCATACGGTAGTTTGTAAAACTGTCTTTCGTAGGATATCTTCTAAGATGGAAACAGAGGAGGATGTTCTTTTGGGGCTGTTTTGAATTATAGCTATAGGAGATGATCATAGACATTTGCTTGGAAGTTATAGTCTATTGGGCTTTGTGTTCTTGCATTGTCCTTTCAAGGCCTTTATGTCTTCCTAGGAAATAGTGGATTGGTTCAATGCAATCCGTGCAGTGCTGTTCCACTATCTGAAGGTGGCCTTTCCTGTTGCCAGTGATAAAGAGGTACGAGAATTACAAGCAAGAAGATGTATTGGCAAGGCTGGACTACAGAGTACTCATTGTCTCAGTGAAGTTCCAAATCTCATTGCTCTTTAGTCATGTACAATCTGAGATGACATAATCAATATGAAGATGTGTCCACTCCATGGCCATAGCAATGTTAGGCTTTTTGGTATCCTGGGTAAGATTGCTTCCACACAgaatttttgcttttatttttgctgttttctgGGGAAGAATCCACATGATGTTGTCTCTAATAACCCACTTTCCATGTTTCCCCCCACTTTGCTTCAATCTTTTTTGAAAGATTGCAGCCAAAGCAAATTTACACGCTGTGTGCTAGGAAGGTGCATGTTTTCTGAAGTTCCCACCCACATTTTAATcagtattcccccccccaccaccaccaggcaTTGGATGGGGGGTTGCTTTTTGAACATTCACCAAAAAGTCACAACAATATTACATATTACCCCAATTTAGTAACTTCTCTGAGTTCCcaggttttcatttttaaaagtatctAACCCTTTTCTTGCAGAGATATAAGGGATTAAGTggggaaaattgggggggggggtgtggcagcCATGGTGGGCTAAGGGGTAAGGAGAGTTGCCATGTACTTGCAAATTCCTCTGCATTTGCTGCAGCAACAAGAGCTCTCAAGAAAACCAAGTGAAAGCAGCCTCCGATTATATTGCCTCCCACAACCCCAGTTTAGATATAGTTTAGATATCTTTCAGGCCATTCTGATAAACTAGTAGCTTGTACTCTTTTATTGTAGCTCAAGAGTCGGCTGACACGGAGCTTCTTGAAAGAAGGCTACATGGAGAAGACTGGTCCCAGGGTAGctcatttttaaatttatatttcctttttaaagtaatctcaaaagctttttgaaaacatgcacacacaaaccagATTTAAACACTTTGTACTGCTATGAAGTGCCAAATGATAGCCCAAATAAggagagatcatagaatcatagagttggaagggacctctagatcATAATAGCTATCTCCTGACTTGAGCTGGTCTCCTCAGTGAAGGGGGTTCAGCCCTAGTAATACATGAATGTGAAGCTAACTGTGTAAATTTTAGCAAAACAGTGTACAATTATGTCCACACAACATTATCCAGACCCTTTCCCAATTTCAACTTGAACCCCACAGGCTACCTAACCTGGTTGATCTTCAGGCACTTTCAAATGCTACTTGTGCTTGGATTTTATGAGCACTGGAAATTGGTTTCGCCTCTCATAATGTTTATAAGAATCTCAGGGACTAGGCAGTTTAAAAGCTTGTTGGATTCCCATGTTTTTTAAGGCAAGACCATAAAATAGGAAAGTACACAAAGGAaagtgggggaagaggcagaggTTAAAAGTCAGAGCCTTGGGACAAGTATATTAGCCAGGAGGGAGATGGTCAGGTGTCAGGAGTTCAAAAGAAAGTTCCAAGGGGGAGCAGCAAGAGAGAAAGGGTGAATGGGTGAAAGAGAAATAACCTGAAGTTTAGCCAAGAGGAAAACATAAAGAAGTCAAAGATAGAGGAAATGCTAAGAACTGGCTGCGTACTGAATGCAAACAAACAGAAGGCCCATTTCAGTCCCCTGCCCCCTGCCTCCAATGTACAGCCACTATGAAGTGGAAATTTATTCCATTCAGAGGCATTACTAAGATGATGAGTCCAAGTTCATGTGATGTCAGTGATGTGTGGCTGGATCTCTCAATGTGTCAGCTGCAAAAAACATCAGTAGAGGGAACAATAATATGGATTGGGTGTGTGGCACTGGGAAAAAGGGGATTAATAATCTCTTCCCCTTGCCATTTCTATAGTTGAAAATGACCCTGGTTTTAGTTCTGTAAAGGAGAAGAGAGGTACAGTAGAGGGACCCGCCTTCTCATCTCATCCCTTAACACACTTAGAAATAATCCAGGAGAACATTTTtatcaggaaaatggcacagatAAAAAGGTAACCCATTTTCCCATCACCGTGGCCCCAGTTAATATCTCCACACACAAAGCTGCTGTTTGCACATAAGTTACACATTTTTTGGGATCCAGCAACCCATAGTCTGGCTGTATTTCTGCACTGGCAATTTCACAGTTGCTTCTGATGTAGTTGTCTCACTGAAGCAGGTCTGTACCTGAATGCAGCACTACTGAGGAATTGAGCTCTTAGGGAAGTTTGGGATAGAAATGTAACGATTCTGCACCCACGCTATCCCAAAACCACTTCACTCCAAAACTACCACTACTCTGTCAGATGCACCATAGACTTGAATGCAACTGTGGTGTGATTTTCCAATTCTCACCAGAAGAGGGCTTTCTTCTCTCATGTCTTGGTTCTCTTTCACAGCAAAAGGAACCCTTCAAGAAACGCTGGTTTACATTGGACCATCGCAGACTCATGTACTTCAAGGATCCTTTGGTAAGCCAGGCTTCAAACTGAATTTTCCTTACCTCCTTTTAGCCTAGATATGGCCATTCTCTTGTTTGAAATAAGAATATGGGGGACCAACTTCTGAATTAAGCCATTTTAGCTCCTTTCATAATTTGGATTGATTTCTGTTGATTTCTGCACTTCAAAGCCATGGCCAGAGGAAACAGAAGCTGGCCACAGTAGTTTTCCTCTAGCTAACTGGCAATTCTAAATAAGAGAGAAGGGACAACTCCTCAAAAATCTAGGGCTGTGGATCCCTTCTTTCCATATAGGATTAGTCATAATCATTGAGGATACCTTGGCAAGGCTCACTCTCTTCCCCAGATTCTGTGCCTCTATTCCTGCCACCCAGATCCTTGCTTTATTCCCACTCACATCCTCCAACCCCTGCCAAATAGTACTGTTCTTGACAGATTATTAAATCCAGCTGCTGCTACATCAGGTTAGCAAAAtgagaagggggaaaggcagaagaCAGGAAAATAAATTCTCCAGTTGTGTACACTGGAGCACATACTTGACCAGGCAGCTTTTAGAGAAGACCAGGTTTTTGCAGATAACTTTTTCTAGCCGGTTGCCATGTAAGAAACCTGGTCTGTCTGGGGTTTCTTATGCTCCTGGTTCAGGTTCTGGTGAAGGGCTTAAGACCTGACAGGAAAGGAAAACTAAAAGATGACATAGAGCCAACTTTCTAGCTCACCTCAAATTCTTGAGAGACAGACTGGGTTTGAATCTTAGACTGGTGTTTTCACAGCAGCCAAGTTATCCAACAACTGGTTGCTTGACACTCATACAAAGCGAGAGATCAAGATCATCCTTCTTTTAGTCTCTCCAGAAGATCACCTTGGTGGTTCAGTTTTTCCAGCTTCATATTGTGGTTTCAGTCTCTTGTTTTTTTATAATGGACCATAGCAAGAAAACATCACTGTCTAGAAGTCAACAACAATAAAAAGGGGAGTTTTTTCTGCTTTGTTTCTGTTCAGAAGCAGCATCTGAGACACTTCCAAGAGATCTCTCAGCACCAGATACACAACACCACACAGTTGTACTTTGTCATCAGATCAGCTATAGTCTACTTGTAGTGGCCTGAACCTGGAACTTAGATAAGCTGCCTTCTCTTTCTTGGCTTTTTACTGGCCTAGAGGGAAAAGTAGTGTGGGAAAAGTAGCATCTGTGGCAACATAACTGGTCTAAAACATGCAGCTGAATGATATTGTAATATTGGGCACAGTGATAGGATGTTCCACTGCAGATATGGATAACATTTTTCAAATCTCCCCTATGTTAATCCTGTTTTGCAGAGGAAATCTAGCACAGCACACAAAGGGCTAAGCTAGAACTTTTCTCCCtaatgtgctttaaaaaaaaacttgcaaagACTTTTTGCCTGGAAATGTGACACACTCCATCTGCAGTCTAAAATGGTAGAGCCCATTCTACCAATTTAGAATTTTATGACCTCATTTTGTTGCGCAAAATGACCAGCCACTTTAAGGGATGGAGTCGCTGTTCTGTCTACTCACAGGCCCTTCATGGTACCCTTCCAGAAAAACTAGATGGGGTCTAGAAGTTTTGCCACTAACATGGATCCTGACAGGTCTCCCATTTTCTTCCATCACACAGGATGCTTTTGCTAAAGGTGAAGTATTTGTGGGCAGTGGAGAGAATGGGTACAGTGTCAAGCAAGGGTTACCGGCAGGGGTGCAGGGAAGCTTTACCTGGCCATACGTCATCACCATTGTCACCCCTGACCGTAATTACCTTTTTACCTGTGAGACGGAGCAAGATCAGCAAGAGTGGGTTGCAGCCTTCAGCCATGTTATAGAGCAGCCCATGACACCTCAGGAGTATGCAAGTAAGTGCCAGAGGTAGCTGTACTTTGTGTATCTTTTGTTCTGGGGTTCTGTGTCAGAATTTATCATTTGTTTATTGATATTACTGATAGCTGTgttccccatttttaaaaatgaccaAAGCGACTTATAGCAAGATTAATAAAAAGTATATTTTGTAAACTGTTAAAATCCTATCAATAATAAAAGTAGGTAAGAGGAGCATTAATAATAATTCTTACATTTAAATAGTCCTTATTCAAGCACGAATTTCAAGATGCTTCCTGTATGTTAGTTCTATAATTTTTAGAAAACAATCTTGCAAGGTAAGTTAGTATCATCCCCATACTGCATATGGAAATAAAGTTGAAACTGTGGGAAACTGTGGGTTTGCCTCATGTACCACCAGGCTAGATTTTGAACCTTTTGGTTCACAGCTTAGTCATTAAGTAAAAATACTGCCCCAAAGTCGAATTCTGTGACATGTCTAAATCATGCAGATTAAATAAAAATGCACATATTTACTTATATAGTATAATTTGATCTGTTTTTGTAAGttatattgtaagccaaaatgccctcaaaactgaggttggggaattgtcaggtgggcacctggcttaatcaggatctttttacctatgtatacaggatccacatccagaaattaatgcttaaatttatcaaggactctaattaagtaaaagcaattaaaatttattccagaaaaatataggcttacatacaagacaagtaattcacaaaacacacatacagtcctaagaaaaatagagagagatatagagacaacacatgggtagacaaacagggtgataattaccgatcgtagtcttcaaggaaggctccaatggtgacaaaagaggacgggggaaatgggaccctcaactgtggccagaatcggggatggatctagacagtggaactggggtactgctagatgcacacctgagtggagctgggtcagaggttaaatagactaccttgaaccctcaggggatgggaggtacggggaggagaaaggggaggctctgcagtgacca
This window encodes:
- the LOC132576388 gene encoding arf-GAP with dual PH domain-containing protein 1-like isoform X2, whose protein sequence is MAAKNHGNGMALKEVCRREENALCADCGKPDPDWASYTLGVFICLDCSRIHCNIPSVSKVKSLRMDRWDDAQVQFLTQHGNAVAKATYEAHVPIYYYHPVHTDCQLLREQWIQAKYQRKEFMEPGKQLPFSNGLKEGILWKRGRDNGQYFPRRFLLSEREGCLKYFTKQDAKEPKVMIKVDTINATFQPEKIGHSNGLQITYLKDNKTRNIFLYHEDGKEIVDWFNAIRAVLFHYLKVAFPVASDKELKSRLTRSFLKEGYMEKTGPRQKEPFKKRWFTLDHRRLMYFKDPLDAFAKGEVFVGSGENGYSVKQGLPAGVQGSFTWPYVITIVTPDRNYLFTCETEQDQQEWVAAFSHVIEQPMTPQEYATEAYFKLKP
- the LOC132576388 gene encoding arf-GAP with dual PH domain-containing protein 1-like isoform X1 — translated: MVWPSRKCAEEKKMPYVLTVGNLTQWSFRNSPLCQEPILQPLTPLLFHSDPDWASYTLGVFICLDCSRIHCNIPSVSKVKSLRMDRWDDAQVQFLTQHGNAVAKATYEAHVPIYYYHPVHTDCQLLREQWIQAKYQRKEFMEPGKQLPFSNGLKEGILWKRGRDNGQYFPRRFLLSEREGCLKYFTKQDAKEPKVMIKVDTINATFQPEKIGHSNGLQITYLKDNKTRNIFLYHEDGKEIVDWFNAIRAVLFHYLKVAFPVASDKELKSRLTRSFLKEGYMEKTGPRQKEPFKKRWFTLDHRRLMYFKDPLDAFAKGEVFVGSGENGYSVKQGLPAGVQGSFTWPYVITIVTPDRNYLFTCETEQDQQEWVAAFSHVIEQPMTPQEYATEAYFKLKP
- the LOC132576388 gene encoding arf-GAP with dual PH domain-containing protein 1-like isoform X3; this translates as MDRWDDAQVQFLTQHGNAVAKATYEAHVPIYYYHPVHTDCQLLREQWIQAKYQRKEFMEPGKQLPFSNGLKEGILWKRGRDNGQYFPRRFLLSEREGCLKYFTKQDAKEPKVMIKVDTINATFQPEKIGHSNGLQITYLKDNKTRNIFLYHEDGKEIVDWFNAIRAVLFHYLKVAFPVASDKELKSRLTRSFLKEGYMEKTGPRQKEPFKKRWFTLDHRRLMYFKDPLDAFAKGEVFVGSGENGYSVKQGLPAGVQGSFTWPYVITIVTPDRNYLFTCETEQDQQEWVAAFSHVIEQPMTPQEYATEAYFKLKP